GAAATACTGACGATCCATAAGCCGGGGCCGGTTGTAACCTGACTCAACGCCAGAAACGATGCGGCAAGCGCCGACCAGCCGATCAGAATCAACGCGCCGCGGCCGCAACGATCGGCTAATTGCCCTCCTTGCGTGGAAGTAACTGCCTTGGCGAGATTCAGTGCTGCCCACAATAGCAGCAGTTCAACAACGCCGATGCCTAATTCATGACCGAACAGCAGAATAAAAGTTTCAGAAGCGCGCGCAAAGGTAAACAGCATTAATACCCATAAGTAATGCCGCATCGGTTCGGATAGCGCCGACCAGCGCAGCGGCGCAAGCACCCGCGGCGGCTCTGCGGATTGACCGGGATTAACTTTGGTTTCTCGCACGCCTGCGCCTAACAGCGCTACCGCGGCAAAACCGGGTAGCGCCGACCATAAGATCACTTCACTCAAACTTAAATCCGACCACGCCAGAATCGCCGCAGCCGCCAGTGCACCCGCTACCGCGCCGGCATTATCCAATGCGCGGTGAAAACCGAATGCATAGCCGCGGATCGGCGGCGGCGTCGCATCCGCCACCATCGCATCGCGCGGCGCGCTGCGTAATCCCTTGCCGATGCGATCGATGCTGCGCAGCAGTAATACCGTCACCCAGGAACCGGCCAAGCCAAGCAACGGACGCGCCAGATTGGAAAGCGTGTAGCCCGTCAACGCCAAGCCTTTACGCCGCCCGCTCATGACATCGGAATGCCGCCCCGCCCATAACTTCAGAAAACACGCCAGCGCATCCGCAACGCCTTCGATCAAGCCTAGCGCAACCGGTCCCGCCGCCAGCACGGTTGCCAGCAAGATCGGAATCAGCGGCACTACGATATCCGAGGCAAAATCGTTGAAGAAACTGACGAATCCGAGCACGACAACGGTTCTTGGGAGTTTCTTCGCAGCACCGGAGTTTGCGGCATTAGGTTGATCAGATTTATTCATGGCGTGATATTAGCGTAAAATGCCGAATCCGCCCTGGTAGCTCAGTGGATAGAGCAACCCCCTCCTAAGGGGTAGGTCGCACGTTCGATTCGTGTTCAGGGCGCCACAAAAACGATAAGTTATAAATGGATGCAATAAATAATGACATTTTATTGCTGCTCCATTGCTACCTTGTGTAGTCAATTAAAGCGTTTAACGATAAAAAACTCACGCCATTAGCCATTAGTTTTAAGTATGTTAGTTATATTTTGTAATTGCAAATTTGCAAAATATGGATATTGAGGTTTTATTTCCTTTTGGTACAAGTATCTGCGCCTGATAGCTGCGCGCTATTTGATTGTCATCGTGTTTGCATAATTTCATACATTTTACGTTAGGCATATCTGCCGGATGTCTTAATTGGAAGCTGTCAGCTTGAGGGAATGAGTGTGACGAGTGACATGCAATTTGAGCCTTTTTATGAAAGCGTCCTTATTCACGAGAGAATAGCTAAGGAAGCGCTGATTAATTCGGCGAACGTGATGAAGGGCGAGGCGCGCGGAACGCAACAACCGAGACATATCAATCAGCTGGGCGAGAGGGTGAGTGCCGAGCAACGAAGGGATTCGCTCGTGCAGTCAATTAATCAGCGCTTCCCTAAGTTTTTAACGTGGTTTGTAGAGCTGTAGAAATGGAGACTTTGTTTTGACAATTGTTTGATTTCTTCTGAGGAGTTTTATTTTATGAAAAAAAATTTAGGGTCTTAGGAAGTTAAAGCGGGTTTAAACGTAACAATTTAAGAATTTCATGATAGAGATTATCACGGCGATGATTAAAACGAAATTCGGTTTCTTTCAAGTGCAGGTAGAAAGTATGTTCGGGCACACCATTGAACTTGGCCAAACGTCTTTTAGCAAAACTCCAGAAAGACTCGATACCATTAATATGCCGCTCGCCACTGGCAAACTCATTGTCACCATGGTGAACCCTGAAGTGCTTATCAAAGCCGATATCGACCAATCCGTCATAACCACGCCATCCATCGGAATGGATTACGGTATCGGGCGCTACATGCCCACGGATAATGGCTTGCAATGTCGCTTTAGAGCAATCTGGAACAATCTCTGTATAAACTTTTCCTTGGCGTTTAAGCACACCAAAGACTATTGTTTTGCCATAAGCGCCCCGCCCCCTTTTACCCCTGACTCGCTGGGCACCAAAGTAAGACTCATCAACTTCTACAGAACCTTGCAGAGGGGATTCAAGTTCGCAATTCTGGGCAATTCGCTGTCGTATTTTAAGATAAATGGTATTGACGGATCGGATAGAAATGCCGGTCAATTGGGCTGTGTCAGTAGCAGTAAAATCCATCGAAAAACATCGAATAAGTTGCCTGAATTTTGCTTCTCTGATTCGAGAACGAAAATAGTATCTGTTTTTAGCATTCATCTCAGAAAGTTAGCACACTTTAGTAAGTGCTTAACTTCCTAAGACCCAAATTTATTAACCCTATCATGCACAGCAGCTATGCTTTTACCGGGAATGCAATCGGCAATGGCTGAGAGCGTAGCTGTAGAAGGTAAGGCTATTTTCATCGTCGATAACAGCGTGGCTGGATCACAAATCGTCGTTAAAACACTCCCCGATGGTATCCCAGTTTCATGCCTTGCTAATCCAGGATTGGGTCTAGTTGATACAGTAGCCACTGATATCGTGATTAAAAACGGTACAGCGGTTGTTACAACCAATAATAATACTACTCATGCAACAGACGTTAAGTTAGTAGATGTAACCAGCTGTTTAACCACTGTCACAGATGAGCTGAGTAAATGCTATGCGAGTGTCGGCGGTGGCAAGTTGACCATACCATGCCTCAAATACGGCGGCGACATAATTTCTGTTGTACTGGGGCAACGTGGCAGCTCAATGAACTTTGAATTTGAATCTTACAAACCCAATAAACATCCAGAAGATGGCGAAGACTAAGCCAAAGCAATAAAAAAGCCAGATACAAACTGGTCATAATTTCATCAATTATTTTCTGCGATACAGGTAATCATAAGAATGGAGAGTATCAGCCAATCAAATGATTACCTGTTTTTCTGTCAACTAACGATCATTTGAAAAGAGCATAAACGGTATCGGCAAAAATTTTTTACAAAAAAATAACGCACAAATCCCTCTTGACATCCCGAACAATCCACAGATTGAGAAAGTTACAAATATCCTATTGGAGTCTTAACATCAGACCAAAAAATATCCCGTAAGTAAATGATAATTTAAACATAATTGATATGTTAAATAATTAAGCATTCTAAGAAAACTCCTTAGAAATTTACAGGTTAGTGATTCATGCAAGATGATTATCCACAAAGTTATTCACAGAATTTGTGGATAATAAAAAAACCTCATGTTAAATAAAGCGATAGTCTGATGTTAATTTATCAAACGCTCCCGCCCATCCCTTCGATAAACGTATCAATAAACGATTTGATCTTATCGGCTACCCGTTTGATGATTGGTTTTCGTTCCAGTATTTTGGGTTTGAAATTCAGCGAATCGACAATTTCCTGTTCGCGCGGCAGCCGGTTGGCAAAGGTGTAATGGTTCAGCAATTTTTCCAGTTCTTGCGGATTGATGTTTTCCGCTTTGCATAATTCGCTGAAAGCTTCCTTTTTGCTGTCCGTCCAATAACTCTCAAACGCCTGAATCACATTGTCGCTGGGTTTGAGTTTCGGCAGGTTTTCTTCAATGAAAGCTTGAATCAATGCGCGCTTGCTGCGCAGTTGCACTTCACCGGCTACCAGATCGATGATTTCTTTCTGGCGTTTTTTCGCATCAATCGGATCAAGTTTGTTCAAACTCACCAGCAAATTGAGGATATACGCGACATTGATTTCATCGCGGTGGATCAGGCTCAATTCAAAATCGACATCTTCCAGGATGGATACTTTCTCGGGGTCGCTGCGTTTTTTTACCTTGTCATGGATATCCAGGTATTTGCTTTTATAGTCCTCAAATTGCTGCGCTTCCAATGCCAAATCCGCAACGTCAAAATCGGCAAAAGTAGTCAGGATGTTCTTGATGCGCAGCAATTCGCGGAATTTGGTCACAAACGCCAGTTCCGCGTTTTCATCCGGCAAGGTATCCACGCTGGCAACCGTGGGCGCAATCGCCAGCAATGCTTCCGTGGCCTGATTGAACTGCTGCACATAAGTTTCATACGGTTCCAGCAGCACCGTTTCTTTGGCGTTCTTGTTGGAAAATAACGCAATCGCTTCATCGGTTGCCGCTTTCAGGTTCCTGAAACAAACGATATCGCCATGCGATTTCTTCTCGTTCAGGATGCGATTGGTGCGTGAAAAAGCCTGTACCAGCCCGTGATATTTAAGGTTCTTGTCGACGTACAAGGTATTCAAGCGCGGGCTGTCAAAGCCGGTCAGAAACATGTTCACCACCAGCAAGATATCGATTTCACCATTGCGCACGCGCTTGGCGATATCCTGGTAATAGTTGTAGAACGATTGGTTGTCGTTGGTTGAATATTTCGTGCCAAACAGCGCGTTGTAATCACCGATAAACTCATCCAGCTTGTCGCGGCTGCTTTGGTTGATTTTTGCGCCGCTGGGCACATCGGGCGATTCTTCCGGGATCAAACCATTGGCAAGCGGGTTTTCCTCATTCGCGGCATAGCTGAATATCGTGGCGATTTTCAGCGGGCGGGCGGTTTGCGCCTGTTTCTGTTTGAACAATTCGTAATAATGGATCAACGCATTGATGCTGCTCACGCAAAACATCGCGGTGAAGCTGGGCTTTTTGGTTTTTTGCGCGTGATGCGCAAGGATATAATCGACGATCTTTTCCAGCCGTTGCGGACTATCCAGCAATTCCTTGCGATCGATATCCTCCACCTCGATATCCACCTGATTGGCGCTATCCTTGTACTGATACCGGCCAACATACTCCACCGAAAAGCGCAGCACGTTTTCATCGCGGATGGCGTCCACGATCACATACTTGTGCAGGCATTCGCCGAACAAATCCCGGGTGGTTTTGAGTAATCCGACACCGTTATTGGCGTTGTCGGCAAAGATCGGCGTACCGGTAAAGCCGAACATCTGCGCATTGCGGAAAAAGTTTTTGATGTTCTGATGCACCAGGCCGAACTGGCTGCGGTGGCATTCGTCGAAAATGAACACGAATTTCTTGTCTTGCAGATGCTTGATCCGGTCGAGATAGTGTTCCTTGACGATAGCGTTATTGAGTTTCTGGATCGTAGTCACGATCAATTTCGTGCTGTCATCGTTCAACTGTGTCACCAGATTGTGCGTGTTGGTGGTGGCATCCACACTGTCCTTGGCAAACGCATTGAATTCGCGCGTGGTCTGGTAATCCAGGTCTTTGCGGTCGACCACGAACAGCACCTTGTGCACTTTGGGCAGCCGCATGATGATCTGGCTGGCTTTGAACGAAGTTAGCGTTTTGCCCGATCCCGTCGTGTGCCAGATATACGCATTGTCGTTGCTATTCTTCACCCGATCCACCAGTGCTTCGGTGGCGTAAAACTGATAGGGACGCAAAACCTTCAGCACGCCTTCCTCGGTGATCACGGTGTAATGCGTGATCATCTTGGCGATATGGCAGGGCTTCAGGAAAGCATCGGCAAACTCACACAAATCGGATAAGCGGTTATTGTCCTTGTCCGTCCAGTAGAACGTTTGCTGAAACGATTGATTCTTATTGTTGGCGAAATACTTGGTATTGACGCCATTGCTGATGATGAAAAGCTGCACATACTGAAACAATCCGGCACCGGCATCGAACGATTCATGCTGATAGCGATTCACCTGGTTGAATGCCACTTTCAGTTCCGCACCGCGCCGTTTGAGTTCGATCTGCACCAGCGGCAAACCGTTGATCAGGATGGTCACGTCGTAACGGTTCTTGCGTTTGCCCGCCATGCTGACTTGGTTGGTCACCTGAAACTCGTTCATACACCAATCGTCGCAGTTCAGAAAACTGATATAGACGGTTTCCGCCGTGTTGCCGTTGGCGGCTTCGCGTTTCAACGCGAATTTGTCGCGCAATATCCGCGCGCGTTCCACGATGCTGCCGGTGTTCAAGTGGTTCAGAATGCGCCCGAATTCCGCTTGCGTGAGCTGGATATCGCCGTTGTGGATTTCCAGTTGGCGCTTGAGGTTGGCGAGCATGGCCGCTTCATCGCCGATGCGCACGTGCGCATATTCCATGCGCTCAAGCTGTTCGATCAAACCTTGTTCCAGGGCAAATTCGGATTGGGTCGCCATTAAAGCTGGATGATTTGATTCAAGCGTTCACAAACCTGCACAAACAAACTATCGCCAAGCTTGCCCAGTGGATGCGGTCTTGCACTGCATACCCGCCAATCAAACGATTTGGGTTGATGGCATAGCACATAGCTGGTCTGCTCAATCTTGCGCTTAGGCGCCTTGCCCACCGCCACAGCAAAAGGATTATCGGCGTTGTATGCCGCCGTGGTCATTGGCAAACCGATCACCAGCGAAGTTTTGCCGTTGAATATCTTGGGAGACAGCACCAGAAAAGGGTGAATATCGCGCATTTCCTGCCCGGCCTGCGGATTGCAGTCAATCCAGATAATATCCTGACGATCGGGTACCCACAAAACGGTACCGCTGATTTCAGTCATTAACGGCTACCATTTTTCCGCACCCAGGCGCTGATTGGCCGCCATTGCTTCGCCGCCATGCCGGGCCGGATCGAATTGCTCCAAGCGCTGCTCCAGGGTCAGTGGTTCATCCCGCACCGGCGTGATGATGATCTGACCATTGGAGGCGGTGAGCTTCACTCGTTGATCCACGTGCACATGCGCTTCCCGTGCAATCGCAGCGGGCAGGCGCACCCCAAGATTATTGCCCCATTGTTTAATGTCCAGAATAACGTCTTTCATGATTATGCTCCACCCACTAAATGTTTAAACCAAAGCATAAACACAACCTCAGCAGGAAGCAAATCGTCAAACGAACATCTGCTGCAACAAGCCTTTTTTGTAGCGTTTCACGGCTTCAAGCTGGGTTTGCGCTTGGGTGATTTTGTTGTCGATGGCGGTGAGGAAGTTGGCGATTTTGGTTTGTTCGGGGAGGGATGGAAAAGGCAAAGGAATTTCCGAAAAATATTTATAACTAATTAGCTTTCCATCACGAATGCCTTCAATATTTCGATTTAGTTCTTTGATGAAGCTTTCTGTCTTCATGTAAAACATGAAGAATATTTTATTGATCTCAATTGATGGTCTTAGAATTATATAGGCAGGACTACAAATTCCTTTATATGCAGAATATTCAATACCACCTTGGAATGATCTAAGGCTAATAATAAAGTCACCAACTTGAACTACTTTGTAGTTTTCAATACTCTGATCGGTGACAGAAATATTGTAATCGATCATTTCTCGCGGGATGGCGCCGTATTCCTGAGAAATTGCCAGGATGGGCAAATTTGAATTATGGTTTTTATCTGAAACACTATCGAAGACCTCATTTCCGAATTTTATTTTCCACTCAGGAAACTCCCTCCCATCATCATCCTTAAACCTTAACTTCTGGCTGAAAATCTGTTGCATTACGCCTTTTTTGTATTGTGCTAATAAGTCACATTTTTGCGTGAGCTGGGCGATTTTTTCATCGATTGCCGTGAGGAAGTTGGCGATTTTGGTTTGTTCATTTAATGTGGGAAAAATAAAAGTAAAATTTTTCACATCATTTTTAGTAATATTTGGATCTTTCCGACTACTAGCAGCAAAGCTTTTCCAATCATCAACACGATAATTTAGGTAATTTAATAAAAAGTATGGATGAACCAATTCTAATTTTGGCAATAAAGCTGATAATGCTTGGTTAATTGCAGCATTCCGAGTTAGTAATCCTGTTCGCCCTATTTGATTAAATCCACCATACATAGCTATTAGCACAGTTCCTTTAGGCAATACCCTAAGAGAAGTCTCGCTTAATGCCCGATCTGTCACTTTTTCCTGTGTATCATTTATAAGGCTGTTATTTAAGTCAGTTGTTTTTACCCAGTTAAACTCTCCACCAAAATAACCTAAGATCGCACGAGATGGCGTGGTTCCTGAGAGAATCTCAAAAACTTCCCCCAAGGTTTTTGTTTGCCATTGATCTGTAAATTCCTTAAATCGCAGCTTAGGCACTTTCATACTTACTTCCCTGATTCCGCAAACGGTGGTGCAATCCCCAGTTCCCGGCAAAACGCTGCAATCGTGGCATCGGTTTGCTGGCTTTGTGCTTCCAGCGCTTGGAGTTGTCCGGCAATCGCGTTCAGGTCGATTTCCGCTTCCGCCTCGAAGGTGTCGACATAACGCGGAATGTTCAGGTTGTAATCGTTCGCCTTGATGGTTTCCAGGCTAGCGGCATGGCTGAATTTATCCTGATTGGTGCGCGCCAGATACGCTTCGACGATTTTATGGATATGCTCGGTGCGCAGGATGTTTTGCGTTTTGACTTTATCGAATTCCCGGCTGGCGTCGATGAACAGGATATTGTCCGGGTTGCGGCGGCATTTCTTGAACACTAGCACGCAAGTGGGAATGCTGGTGCCGTAGAAAATATTGGCAGGCAAGCCGATCACCGCATCCAGGCAATTCATTTGCTCGATTAGATACTGGCGGATATGGCCTTCCGCCGCGCCACGGAACAGCACGCCATGCGGCAATACCACGGCCATCGTGCCATCCTCCGCAAGCTGGTAAACCATGTGCTGCACGAACGCCATATCGGCTTTGCTACTCGGTGCCAATTTGCCGTACACGCTGAAGCGGTCATCGCTCATGAACAGCGGGTTGGCGCTCCAATGCGCGGAAAACGGCGGATTGGCGACAATCGCATCAAAGCGCAGATCACGGTGTTGCGGGTGTTCCAGCGTGTCTTCCTGGCAGATGTCGAAATCGGCGTAATGCACGTCATGCAGGATCATGTTCATGCGTGCGAGGTTGTACGTGGTGCGGTTCAATTCCTGGCCGTAAATCTTATCGACGTGATCGGCTTCGCGTTTGACGCGCAACAGCAATGAACCGCTGCCGCAGGTTGGATCGTACAGTTTTTTGATGTTCTTGTTTTGCGCGGTCACCAATTTGGCGAGTAAGGTGGAAACCGGCTGCGGGGTATAAAACTCACCGGCTTTTTTGCCCGCGCCACTGGCAAATTCGCCGATCAGGTATTCATACGCATCGCCCAGCACGTCCGCCGTGCCATCGGTTAGACTGAAATCGATTTTGTCCAAATGCACCAGCACCTTGGTCACCAACGCATTCTTGGCTTTTTCCGTTGCACCCAGTTTGGAAGAAGTCAAATCCAGGTCTTCAAACAAATTGCTGAAATCGTCCGCACTGTCGGTGCCCAGCGTGCTTTGCTCGATGTTTTTCAGGATGCGCGTCAGATCGGGCAGAATGAAATTGTATTGCTCGCCATCCGTATCGTTATCCGCTTGGCTGTTGCCTTTCATCGCAATGGCGTGAAACAGCTCGGAGGGTTTTAGAAAGTAACCCAGCTCGGACACGGCGGCATCGTGCACCGCTTGCACGATTTCCGCGCCGTCTTCGGTATGCTCTTCCAGTTCCGCAAACTTCAATCCATCCTGTTCCAGAATCGAATCGGCAAAGCGCGCCACTTTCTCGGACAGGTATTTGTAAAAAATGAACCCCAGAATGTAATCGCGGAATTCATCGGCATTCATCTTGCCGCGCAAGGTATTGGCGATGTTCCAAAGCTGTTGCTGAAGCTGGCGGCGCTGTTCTTCGGTCATTGTGCGGTTTGTCGCGGTGGATTCGATCAGCCTGCCATTATACTTTTATACCGGCAGCGCGAAATATCGATGTTCTTAAGGAAGGCGCGCGGGTAAGGGTGCAACAACGGAAGTACCACGATTGGTCCTGTCCTGGCGCTTATGTGCCGCAAGTGAGGTATTTTTTGAAGTCCGGATGTGGCAAGAGAGTTGTTAGTGAGCCGTTGCGGGAACGGTTGACCGCCGCATCACCTGTTGCAGGAAAACCAGTTCTGAAACGGAAAAAATGCGAATCCACAATAATGTAAACACCCCGAGCGCTACAAGTCTAAATACTTTTGAAAACTTGATTTAAGACTTGTAACGCTCTTTATTTCAGCGGCCCTATTTGATTAGGCCGCATTGCAAGAGCTTATTTTAAAAACTGATCTTCTTTCTTTTCTGCATTTTCTTCCGCAACTTTTGCGTTATTTTCACCATCTTCGGCTAATTTGCTGCCAACATAGCTACCCACCGCTCCACCAACCAGCGCTGGCATAACGGATTGCATAAGTGATGGGCTTTGAGCTGCTGCATTAGGTGCGGCAGCCGGTTGTGATGGATTTGCATTGGCTGCTTGCGCTTGAGCCGGGGCAGGCGCGGATTGTTTTTGTGAAGCAGCGGCTGCCGGTTTGGAATTAGACGGAGCTTTTGATACGCTGCCTTTGCTTTTTTTGGCATAAAGGTTGGGGGCAAACATCATCGTGATGAGTACTGCAAGAAGTAATTTTTTCATTGTATTAAGCCTATAAAATCAATTCTGAATTAAAGTTAAAAATCCGATCCGTTGTATCCTCAGTGCTGGCGATTGCTTTGCCGGATACAGCCTTATCGATGTAAGTGCGGATCATGGTTTTTGCCACTTGCTGTTAAAGCCGTGGCATGCAGGCGCAGCCGGTCTTTCATGTTTACTGGCCGGCAGGCCGTTAACGCGCGCCGCAATTTTGAGAATAATTCCGGATCGTGTCAATCGCTAAGCAAAAGTTTTCCGTATCCGGGAGGGTCCGTGCCGAAAATAATTTCTCGTCCATTGCCCGGGTTCTCATATAGAATGCCGGGACTTCAATTAATTGATGCAGGATATTTTGCCGAATGACTGATTGGATAGAAATTACGATTTATTCTGTAATTGCGTTAGTGGCGGGGCTGATTGTCGCGCAGATCATCAATGAGAAGCTTCGCAAATAAAATTTTCATACCCGCTATTTCTTTCTCCATTGCCCGTTGGTCTGAATCCAAGTTCCCGGTGGCACCGTGCGGATGATCTCCGCGGCGTAGACTTTCGCTACTTGTTCAATATCGATGCCTTGAGCGGCTGCTTTTTCCTGATAAATGGCCCGGCGCTTGGCGTTAATCTCGTCGGCTTCTTCCTTGGCGCCCGGTTCTCGTGCGACGACATAGCCATTATAACTTTCACCGATAGCGCCGGATGCGCGCAGATTCTCGAGGGAATCGGCCCAGGCCGGCAGTGCGGTGAGAATGGTAAGAATTAGGGCGAGCCGAAGCGCAAGGCTGACTCCCGGCAAAGATTTTTTAACGATCATGTTTGCAATACGCTGCATAGTATTCTCCTTGTCGCATTGAATATCAGAAGATGCCGGGGTTGGTCGCGATATCTTTTTTGGCTTGTTCTTCAAGCTTAACCCGGACATCCGCATCCAGCTTGATATTGAGATTAATCGTAATCGGTTCCTGTGGTGATTCCACTTTGACTGTCGGTGCGCATGCCGCGATCACCAGGCAGCAAAGAATCGGAATTGCTTTGACTTGCGTCGGGTTAGTTAGCTGACCAATTTTGCGCATGATGGTATTCCTTTTCTGATGGATTTTCGCACTACTTCGGGCTGAAATCCGGGTAATAGGCATTTCCGTGTTTCTTGCATGTAATCGAACTTAAGCCTGCTCAATGGAATTTTAACGAGCCGCGCAGGATTTCATGAGATAAGTTGTAACCTTGATTGATCGTTTGCAGAATTTTATCAATATCCGTTTCAAGCTTAATATTCAAACGAAATGCCCGCCCTTCTTTTACTGCGGGATTATTCCCTAACAGCGACAATTTGGCTACCAGATCATGCGTGACGGCTTTGTCGAGATCCATGGATAACTCAGTATAGTGAAAATCCTGCGCGGCTTGCAGCAATAAATTCATTTCCTTGCCGGTGGAAGCCAGCAGCTGCGAAGCTTTTTCCGATTGGAAGCGCAACACGCCCGGTGCTCGAGCCGCCAGATGACCCTGCGTGATCGTCACTTGATTTTCTTTTAATGTCAGCGGGATCTGACCGTCCAGATGGCCGCTGCCCGTCAATCCGTCAACTTTGATCAGATTAAAAAACGATTCCAGGTCGATGTTGCTGATGCGGATCAGCGTATCGGAGCGCGCCATCGCCGGATCGATAATGGTCGGCGCCACGGATACCGTGCCCTGAAGCATGGAAAACTGCGCTTGTTCGATGGCGATGCGCGGCGGAGTGGTGCCTTCGATATGATACGAAACCAGCAGGTTTTCCAGCGGAACACCGGCATCGATGCGTTGAATAGAAATCGTCTGCCGTGGCGGGGTGCGGGGAGACAATAAATCCGACAAGTTAAGACTTACATTCAGATCGGTGAGTTTAACGTTCTCGCGAGCGAACGATAGATTGCGCAGCTCAAATGCAGCCTGGCTATTTTGTATGCCTTTGTTGGACCATTTGAATT
The nucleotide sequence above comes from Gammaproteobacteria bacterium. Encoded proteins:
- a CDS encoding MFS transporter; this translates as MNKSDQPNAANSGAAKKLPRTVVVLGFVSFFNDFASDIVVPLIPILLATVLAAGPVALGLIEGVADALACFLKLWAGRHSDVMSGRRKGLALTGYTLSNLARPLLGLAGSWVTVLLLRSIDRIGKGLRSAPRDAMVADATPPPIRGYAFGFHRALDNAGAVAGALAAAAILAWSDLSLSEVILWSALPGFAAVALLGAGVRETKVNPGQSAEPPRVLAPLRWSALSEPMRHYLWVLMLFTFARASETFILLFGHELGIGVVELLLLWAALNLAKAVTSTQGGQLADRCGRGALILIGWSALAASFLALSQVTTGPGLWIVSISYGLLMGLSEGAERALISDYASPDERGTAFGWYHLVSGIAAIPAGLLFGVVWQVYGAAAAFTFAGLLALLSTALLRLWAWPVKRPFNE
- a CDS encoding IS1595 family transposase, giving the protein MNAKNRYYFRSRIREAKFRQLIRCFSMDFTATDTAQLTGISIRSVNTIYLKIRQRIAQNCELESPLQGSVEVDESYFGAQRVRGKRGRGAYGKTIVFGVLKRQGKVYTEIVPDCSKATLQAIIRGHVAPDTVIHSDGWRGYDGLVDIGFDKHFRVHHGDNEFASGERHINGIESFWSFAKRRLAKFNGVPEHTFYLHLKETEFRFNHRRDNLYHEILKLLRLNPL
- a CDS encoding type I restriction endonuclease subunit R; translation: MATQSEFALEQGLIEQLERMEYAHVRIGDEAAMLANLKRQLEIHNGDIQLTQAEFGRILNHLNTGSIVERARILRDKFALKREAANGNTAETVYISFLNCDDWCMNEFQVTNQVSMAGKRKNRYDVTILINGLPLVQIELKRRGAELKVAFNQVNRYQHESFDAGAGLFQYVQLFIISNGVNTKYFANNKNQSFQQTFYWTDKDNNRLSDLCEFADAFLKPCHIAKMITHYTVITEEGVLKVLRPYQFYATEALVDRVKNSNDNAYIWHTTGSGKTLTSFKASQIIMRLPKVHKVLFVVDRKDLDYQTTREFNAFAKDSVDATTNTHNLVTQLNDDSTKLIVTTIQKLNNAIVKEHYLDRIKHLQDKKFVFIFDECHRSQFGLVHQNIKNFFRNAQMFGFTGTPIFADNANNGVGLLKTTRDLFGECLHKYVIVDAIRDENVLRFSVEYVGRYQYKDSANQVDIEVEDIDRKELLDSPQRLEKIVDYILAHHAQKTKKPSFTAMFCVSSINALIHYYELFKQKQAQTARPLKIATIFSYAANEENPLANGLIPEESPDVPSGAKINQSSRDKLDEFIGDYNALFGTKYSTNDNQSFYNYYQDIAKRVRNGEIDILLVVNMFLTGFDSPRLNTLYVDKNLKYHGLVQAFSRTNRILNEKKSHGDIVCFRNLKAATDEAIALFSNKNAKETVLLEPYETYVQQFNQATEALLAIAPTVASVDTLPDENAELAFVTKFRELLRIKNILTTFADFDVADLALEAQQFEDYKSKYLDIHDKVKKRSDPEKVSILEDVDFELSLIHRDEINVAYILNLLVSLNKLDPIDAKKRQKEIIDLVAGEVQLRSKRALIQAFIEENLPKLKPSDNVIQAFESYWTDSKKEAFSELCKAENINPQELEKLLNHYTFANRLPREQEIVDSLNFKPKILERKPIIKRVADKIKSFIDTFIEGMGGSV
- a CDS encoding type II toxin-antitoxin system PemK/MazF family toxin, translated to MTEISGTVLWVPDRQDIIWIDCNPQAGQEMRDIHPFLVLSPKIFNGKTSLVIGLPMTTAAYNADNPFAVAVGKAPKRKIEQTSYVLCHQPKSFDWRVCSARPHPLGKLGDSLFVQVCERLNQIIQL
- a CDS encoding AbrB/MazE/SpoVT family DNA-binding domain-containing protein is translated as MKDVILDIKQWGNNLGVRLPAAIAREAHVHVDQRVKLTASNGQIIITPVRDEPLTLEQRLEQFDPARHGGEAMAANQRLGAEKW
- a CDS encoding restriction endonuclease subunit S, with the protein product MKVPKLRFKEFTDQWQTKTLGEVFEILSGTTPSRAILGYFGGEFNWVKTTDLNNSLINDTQEKVTDRALSETSLRVLPKGTVLIAMYGGFNQIGRTGLLTRNAAINQALSALLPKLELVHPYFLLNYLNYRVDDWKSFAASSRKDPNITKNDVKNFTFIFPTLNEQTKIANFLTAIDEKIAQLTQKCDLLAQYKKGVMQQIFSQKLRFKDDDGREFPEWKIKFGNEVFDSVSDKNHNSNLPILAISQEYGAIPREMIDYNISVTDQSIENYKVVQVGDFIISLRSFQGGIEYSAYKGICSPAYIILRPSIEINKIFFMFYMKTESFIKELNRNIEGIRDGKLISYKYFSEIPLPFPSLPEQTKIANFLTAIDNKITQAQTQLEAVKRYKKGLLQQMFV
- a CDS encoding type I restriction-modification system subunit M, which encodes MTEEQRRQLQQQLWNIANTLRGKMNADEFRDYILGFIFYKYLSEKVARFADSILEQDGLKFAELEEHTEDGAEIVQAVHDAAVSELGYFLKPSELFHAIAMKGNSQADNDTDGEQYNFILPDLTRILKNIEQSTLGTDSADDFSNLFEDLDLTSSKLGATEKAKNALVTKVLVHLDKIDFSLTDGTADVLGDAYEYLIGEFASGAGKKAGEFYTPQPVSTLLAKLVTAQNKNIKKLYDPTCGSGSLLLRVKREADHVDKIYGQELNRTTYNLARMNMILHDVHYADFDICQEDTLEHPQHRDLRFDAIVANPPFSAHWSANPLFMSDDRFSVYGKLAPSSKADMAFVQHMVYQLAEDGTMAVVLPHGVLFRGAAEGHIRQYLIEQMNCLDAVIGLPANIFYGTSIPTCVLVFKKCRRNPDNILFIDASREFDKVKTQNILRTEHIHKIVEAYLARTNQDKFSHAASLETIKANDYNLNIPRYVDTFEAEAEIDLNAIAGQLQALEAQSQQTDATIAAFCRELGIAPPFAESGK
- a CDS encoding YdbL family protein, encoding MQRIANMIVKKSLPGVSLALRLALILTILTALPAWADSLENLRASGAIGESYNGYVVAREPGAKEEADEINAKRRAIYQEKAAAQGIDIEQVAKVYAAEIIRTVPPGTWIQTNGQWRKK
- a CDS encoding YnbE family lipoprotein — its product is MRKIGQLTNPTQVKAIPILCCLVIAACAPTVKVESPQEPITINLNIKLDADVRVKLEEQAKKDIATNPGIF